In Phycisphaerae bacterium, a single window of DNA contains:
- a CDS encoding DsbA family protein, whose amino-acid sequence MTRAEPDTQAVSDSSPLVRPAVLVAGAILLALAAGAALMLVIEHVSGLSIPGCGPGSPCQRATESFWGRVPIIGWPNSHLGLAYFLGLLVAWFTWRRGVPSAARWTIRLGVLVSLGFTAVMIVGEYMCPYCLATHLGNIAFWLLMEFATRRGRGTVRSLAFLPVMFIVATLALVGVETRWRAVARETAEAQARASGEAILAAASQPTSVPVTAPPTTSAPATQPTSTPTESQPGRGFVGRYRLGPLPAAIRIVIFMDYQCKGCHLLELELRALLEKHPEVSFSVKHWPADADCNPHAGDRSHVRACLAARAAEAAGLLRGSDGFWQMHNWLFDQNGRFTTDELHAALTKFGYDIAEFERLMTGDETRILVQADIDEGFALGLRSTPLVFVNGHEFKGWSAPLALTKVIDQVSQANLPPKYPTDDHPLPAREAYIADWQSMSVRELPTTGRWTRGPTDARVQIVVWGDYQQPNTALADSIIRGYLNDRADAQYTFHAYPLDPACNSAAKSADYPQACLAAKAAAAAAHLGDVAGYWKLHDWLMQNQAIFSADTLRAALPPLGFDVDAFFAEMESPAVAAAITADVEAAQTLGLQNSPLMYINGKVVPRWIHGDQPMLRPILEAAGQTGK is encoded by the coding sequence GTGACGCGAGCCGAGCCCGACACCCAGGCCGTAAGCGATTCCAGCCCACTTGTTCGACCTGCCGTTCTCGTTGCCGGCGCCATCCTCCTCGCGCTGGCCGCCGGCGCCGCACTCATGCTCGTCATCGAACACGTCAGCGGCCTCAGCATCCCCGGGTGCGGCCCCGGGAGCCCCTGCCAGCGCGCCACCGAAAGCTTCTGGGGACGCGTGCCCATCATCGGCTGGCCCAACTCACACCTCGGCCTGGCGTATTTCCTCGGTCTGCTCGTCGCCTGGTTCACCTGGCGACGTGGCGTGCCCAGCGCGGCGCGCTGGACCATCCGCCTTGGTGTGCTGGTCTCGCTGGGCTTCACCGCCGTCATGATTGTCGGCGAATACATGTGCCCGTACTGCCTCGCAACCCACCTTGGCAACATCGCGTTCTGGCTGCTGATGGAGTTCGCGACCCGCCGCGGGCGCGGCACAGTGCGCAGCCTCGCCTTTCTGCCGGTGATGTTCATCGTCGCCACCCTCGCGCTCGTCGGGGTCGAAACGCGTTGGCGCGCGGTCGCCCGTGAGACCGCCGAGGCGCAGGCCCGCGCGTCTGGCGAAGCGATCCTCGCCGCGGCCTCGCAACCGACATCGGTACCGGTCACTGCGCCTCCCACGACATCCGCCCCTGCGACCCAGCCCACTTCAACCCCGACCGAGAGCCAGCCCGGGCGCGGGTTCGTCGGCCGCTATCGGCTCGGACCGTTGCCCGCCGCCATCCGCATCGTGATCTTCATGGACTACCAGTGCAAAGGCTGCCACCTGCTCGAGCTGGAGCTGCGCGCCCTGTTGGAGAAACACCCGGAAGTTTCCTTCTCGGTCAAGCACTGGCCGGCCGACGCCGACTGCAACCCGCACGCCGGGGACCGGTCACACGTACGCGCCTGCCTCGCGGCGCGCGCCGCCGAAGCCGCCGGCCTGCTGCGCGGCAGCGACGGCTTCTGGCAGATGCACAACTGGCTCTTCGATCAAAACGGCCGCTTCACCACGGACGAATTGCACGCCGCCCTCACGAAATTCGGCTACGACATCGCGGAATTCGAGCGCCTGATGACCGGTGACGAGACGCGTATCCTCGTGCAGGCCGACATCGATGAAGGCTTCGCGCTCGGCCTGCGATCGACCCCGCTGGTGTTCGTCAACGGCCACGAGTTCAAGGGCTGGTCCGCGCCGCTCGCTCTGACGAAGGTCATCGACCAGGTCAGCCAGGCGAACCTGCCGCCCAAGTACCCCACGGACGATCACCCCCTGCCCGCCCGCGAGGCTTACATCGCCGACTGGCAGTCGATGTCCGTGCGCGAGCTGCCCACGACCGGCCGCTGGACCCGGGGCCCCACTGACGCCCGCGTGCAGATCGTCGTCTGGGGCGACTACCAGCAGCCCAACACCGCCCTCGCCGACAGTATCATTCGCGGCTATCTCAACGACCGTGCCGATGCACAGTACACGTTCCACGCCTATCCGCTCGACCCGGCGTGCAACTCAGCCGCCAAGTCCGCCGACTATCCGCAGGCATGCCTCGCCGCGAAGGCCGCCGCGGCTGCCGCGCACCTCGGCGACGTGGCCGGCTACTGGAAACTGCACGACTGGCTCATGCAGAATCAGGCAATCTTCAGCGCGGACACGCTCCGCGCCGCGTTGCCGCCCCTCGGCTTCGATGTGGACGCCTTCTTCGCGGAGATGGAAAGCCCCGCCGTTGCGGCCGCCATCACCGCCGACGTCGAAGCCGCGCAAACGCTTGGCCTCCAGAACAGCCCGCTGATGTACATCAACGGCAAGGTCGTCCCGCGCTGGATCCACGGCGATCAACCCATGCTGCGGCCGATCCTCGAGGCGGCCGGCCAAACGGGAAAGTAA
- a CDS encoding deoxyribonuclease IV produces MPLVKGAARPAAAPPRHRFGAHLSIAGGVHHALEAAHALGCATVQVFVKNQRQWRAAPLAPDDVERWHRLHAQSGFGPVVAHATYLVNLASSNRTLYARSRNAFAEELLRCQALNIPYLVVHPGAAGDSSTARALDRVAAALNRIFDTHPDLRTMPLLETTAGQGTALGRTFDELAAIITRVQEPHRVGVCVDTCHVFAAGYDIRQPDAYAATIAAAARSIGLDRIRCWHLNDCQGDCGAHRDRHAHIGRGQLGTAAFRNVLGDRRFLGLPMILETPKGLDARGRDFDRVNLRRLRTIATRALTAAAQQL; encoded by the coding sequence ATGCCGCTCGTCAAAGGCGCAGCTCGCCCTGCCGCCGCGCCGCCGCGGCACCGCTTCGGCGCCCACCTGTCCATCGCCGGGGGGGTGCATCACGCGCTGGAAGCGGCCCACGCGCTGGGCTGCGCTACCGTGCAGGTCTTCGTGAAGAACCAGCGCCAATGGCGGGCCGCACCGCTCGCGCCGGACGACGTCGAGCGCTGGCACCGTCTGCACGCGCAATCCGGATTCGGCCCCGTGGTCGCCCATGCGACCTACCTGGTCAATCTCGCCTCGTCGAACCGGACGCTGTACGCCCGCAGTCGGAACGCGTTCGCCGAAGAACTCCTGCGCTGCCAGGCCCTGAATATCCCGTATCTGGTGGTGCACCCCGGCGCTGCCGGCGACAGCTCCACCGCCCGCGCGCTCGACCGGGTCGCCGCCGCACTGAATCGCATTTTCGACACGCACCCCGATCTGCGGACCATGCCGCTGCTCGAGACCACCGCCGGCCAAGGCACCGCGCTCGGCCGTACGTTCGACGAGCTCGCGGCCATCATCACGCGCGTGCAGGAGCCACACCGCGTCGGCGTCTGCGTCGACACCTGCCACGTCTTCGCCGCCGGCTACGACATACGCCAGCCAGACGCATACGCCGCCACGATCGCCGCCGCGGCCCGCTCCATCGGGCTCGACCGCATCCGCTGCTGGCATCTCAATGACTGCCAGGGCGACTGCGGTGCGCACCGCGACCGGCATGCGCACATCGGCCGCGGGCAGCTCGGCACCGCGGCGTTTCGCAATGTGCTCGGCGATCGGCGCTTTCTGGGACTGCCCATGATCCTGGAAACGCCCAAGGGCCTGGACGCCCGCGGCCGTGACTTCGATCGGGTCAATCTGCGCCGGCTGCGGACCATCGCCACACGTGCGCTGACGGCCGCCGCCCAGCAGCTATAA
- the maf gene encoding septum formation protein Maf: MHAERLILASASPRRRELLAQVYPAFDVEVCALAEPTLRSEPVSPKQWAEALAYYKARSVAERFPERWVLGADTLVVCGGRVLGKARDAAEARQMLEWQAREPSDVITGVCLLRHGRQRKRLAQVETTRVWMRDDPMEREAYVAKGDWEGKAGAYGIQDVGDRLVARIEGSFSNVVGLPLELVARMLAHVGLVVRTRAGPGG; the protein is encoded by the coding sequence GTGCATGCGGAACGCCTCATTCTAGCCTCCGCGAGCCCGCGCCGCCGAGAGCTGTTGGCGCAGGTCTACCCGGCGTTCGACGTCGAGGTGTGCGCGCTGGCGGAGCCGACGCTGCGGTCGGAGCCGGTGTCGCCGAAGCAGTGGGCGGAGGCGCTGGCGTACTACAAGGCGCGGAGCGTGGCGGAGCGGTTTCCGGAGCGTTGGGTGCTCGGGGCGGACACGCTGGTGGTGTGCGGCGGCCGGGTGCTGGGCAAGGCACGGGATGCGGCGGAGGCCCGCCAGATGCTGGAATGGCAGGCGCGGGAGCCGAGCGACGTGATCACAGGCGTGTGCCTGCTCCGGCATGGCCGGCAGCGGAAACGGCTGGCGCAGGTGGAGACGACGCGCGTCTGGATGCGGGACGACCCGATGGAACGCGAGGCGTACGTTGCCAAAGGGGATTGGGAGGGCAAGGCGGGGGCCTACGGCATTCAGGATGTTGGGGATCGGTTGGTCGCGCGGATTGAAGGAAGCTTCTCGAACGTGGTGGGTCTGCCGCTGGAGCTCGTGGCCCGGATGCTGGCGCACGTAGGTCTGGTGGTGCGGACGCGGGCGGGCCCGGGCGGCTGA
- a CDS encoding sigma-70 family RNA polymerase sigma factor: protein MPSKLDTALGEYLKQIKSYALLTAEEERALAMQIRARAEAEQRLAGGEISVAEYERAQRKAAEARDRMIQANLRLVISVAKNFRNRGLPMEDLVNEGNVGLMNAVDRYDPDVGSRFSTYAGYWIDQAIRRAVQNAQQMIHIPSYLMENIGKMRLAMRELEEQLGRPPTMAELSQHMDITPRKAGAISMAIKACTSRMQGSTTVDGENTLNEALEDTRTPPPFDAIFTASDSEFVSRMLERITDREALILQLRYGLSDRRGKRMTLKEIGEKVGLTRERVRQIEREAKRKLEEYVKEYM from the coding sequence ATGCCCTCGAAACTGGACACAGCTCTCGGCGAGTACCTCAAGCAGATCAAGTCCTATGCGCTGCTGACGGCCGAGGAAGAGCGTGCACTGGCGATGCAGATCCGCGCGCGGGCCGAGGCGGAGCAGCGCCTGGCGGGGGGGGAGATCAGCGTGGCGGAATACGAGCGCGCCCAGCGCAAAGCGGCCGAGGCGCGCGACCGGATGATCCAGGCCAACCTGCGGCTCGTCATCAGCGTCGCGAAGAACTTCCGCAACCGGGGCCTGCCGATGGAGGACCTCGTCAACGAGGGCAACGTCGGCCTGATGAACGCCGTGGATCGCTACGACCCCGACGTCGGGTCGCGCTTCAGCACGTACGCCGGGTACTGGATTGATCAGGCCATCCGCCGGGCGGTGCAGAACGCACAGCAGATGATCCACATTCCCAGCTACCTGATGGAGAACATCGGGAAGATGCGGCTGGCGATGCGGGAGCTGGAAGAGCAACTGGGCCGGCCACCGACGATGGCCGAGCTGTCGCAACACATGGACATCACGCCGCGGAAGGCGGGCGCGATTTCGATGGCGATCAAGGCGTGTACGTCGCGCATGCAGGGCAGCACGACGGTCGATGGCGAGAACACGCTGAACGAGGCACTGGAGGACACGCGGACGCCGCCGCCGTTTGACGCGATCTTCACGGCGTCGGATTCGGAGTTCGTGTCGCGGATGCTGGAGCGGATCACGGACCGGGAGGCGTTGATTCTCCAGTTGCGATACGGATTGAGCGATCGGCGGGGGAAGCGGATGACATTGAAGGAAATTGGGGAGAAGGTCGGCCTGACGCGGGAGCGCGTGCGTCAGATCGAGCGGGAGGCGAAGCGGAAGCTCGAGGAGTATGTGAAGGAATACATGTAG
- the yacG gene encoding DNA gyrase inhibitor YacG, translating to MRRYRCAICEREVEYDGPLPSLYPFCSARCKWVDLGRWLQGEYTIDRDVTPEEVADSKPNDPSADS from the coding sequence ATGCGCCGGTACCGCTGTGCGATTTGCGAACGCGAGGTGGAGTACGACGGTCCGCTGCCGTCGCTGTACCCGTTCTGCAGCGCGCGCTGCAAGTGGGTGGACCTGGGCCGATGGCTCCAGGGGGAGTACACGATCGATCGGGACGTGACGCCGGAGGAAGTTGCGGACTCGAAGCCGAATGACCCCTCGGCGGATAGCTGA
- a CDS encoding PQQ-binding-like beta-propeller repeat protein, producing MQRIQFCLWTLAILPCSSALAQDFIPPVPLANAGLVKYWQLQLLLEPDQTIQTVYLIDDQLYAGTQDGYVFAVHAPTGVLRWVRQITRSGYPVRRPCHAGEQVIFVTPSDLQVYNRRTGEPLIRTDLRFPAGGAPVSDGARIFLGGVDHRLYAFDARTHYLDWRLVTSGAVNSTPTIRADTIYFANDAGAVYACTRENKTFRWQTSTYDQITADLVVDERGVFVASRDYSLYLLDLNFGNIRWRARLSGPLYEAPVLTPDMVYQYTPADGLVAIDSQTIGETDKRIRWKLPNGRTLLTVHKDRAYVLTRDGTVAVLNVGDGTPVMDIPADGLTLGLPAPEAETVYVAGPDGRLFCARPVGVTPLSKEEILAALQPPRTADAGATSRPTTQPAAKPVDRLVTERLGPVSGGRSKVSQEFRPGSKPE from the coding sequence ATGCAGCGTATCCAGTTCTGTCTTTGGACGTTGGCCATCCTGCCCTGCTCCTCCGCCCTGGCCCAGGACTTCATCCCGCCGGTCCCGCTCGCCAACGCCGGCCTGGTCAAGTACTGGCAGCTCCAGCTCCTGCTCGAACCCGACCAGACCATTCAGACCGTCTACCTCATCGATGACCAGCTCTACGCCGGCACTCAGGACGGCTACGTCTTCGCCGTCCACGCCCCCACCGGCGTCCTCCGTTGGGTCCGTCAGATCACCCGCTCGGGCTACCCCGTCCGCCGGCCCTGCCACGCCGGCGAGCAGGTCATCTTCGTCACCCCCAGCGACCTCCAGGTCTACAACCGCCGCACCGGCGAACCGCTCATCCGCACCGACCTGCGTTTTCCGGCCGGCGGCGCGCCGGTGAGCGATGGCGCACGGATCTTCCTCGGCGGCGTCGACCATCGGCTGTACGCTTTCGACGCGCGGACGCATTACCTGGACTGGCGGCTCGTGACGAGCGGTGCGGTCAACTCCACGCCGACGATCCGCGCGGACACGATCTACTTCGCGAACGACGCCGGCGCGGTCTACGCCTGCACGCGTGAGAACAAGACCTTTCGCTGGCAGACATCCACATACGACCAGATCACGGCGGACCTCGTCGTGGACGAGCGCGGCGTGTTCGTCGCCTCGCGCGATTACTCGCTCTACCTGCTGGACCTGAACTTCGGCAATATACGCTGGCGGGCGCGCCTGTCCGGGCCGCTGTATGAGGCCCCGGTCCTCACGCCCGACATGGTATACCAGTACACGCCCGCCGACGGCCTCGTCGCCATCGATAGCCAGACGATTGGCGAGACCGACAAGCGCATTCGCTGGAAGCTGCCCAACGGCCGCACGCTGCTCACGGTTCACAAGGACCGCGCCTACGTCCTGACGCGCGACGGCACCGTTGCCGTCCTGAACGTCGGGGACGGCACCCCGGTCATGGACATTCCCGCGGACGGACTGACGCTCGGCCTGCCCGCCCCTGAAGCTGAAACGGTCTACGTCGCCGGTCCGGATGGCCGCCTGTTCTGCGCCCGGCCCGTGGGCGTGACGCCGCTAAGCAAGGAAGAAATCCTCGCCGCGCTGCAGCCGCCGCGCACCGCCGACGCGGGCGCGACGTCGCGCCCGACGACGCAGCCGGCAGCCAAGCCCGTCGACCGGCTCGTCACCGAGCGGCTCGGGCCCGTGAGCGGCGGCCGCTCCAAGGTCTCCCAGGAATTCAGGCCCGGGAGCAAGCCGGAATGA
- a CDS encoding OmpA family protein: protein MTMARRMTVGVGGLVVLLLVAGCQNPDALRIQALQEQIGKLQQENDDLRSRLAQAISERDQARNRVAALERENADLRAQLASKPPAVELPDDWKRSGPYAWTELSTDFLFDSGKATLRSAARAKLQQVVNDINARFPNDAIWVLGHTDTDPIKQTKNLWTDNLDLSCNRGMTVYRELMNLGISPSRMMAGGQGEYFPIATNSTRAGKQQNRRVEIIAVPPRGAPETGGTVTPFDSTTP, encoded by the coding sequence ATGACGATGGCGCGGCGGATGACGGTCGGGGTGGGCGGGCTCGTGGTGTTGCTGCTGGTGGCGGGGTGCCAAAACCCCGATGCGTTGCGGATCCAGGCGTTGCAGGAGCAGATTGGAAAGCTGCAGCAGGAGAACGACGACCTGCGGTCGCGGTTGGCGCAGGCGATCAGCGAGCGTGACCAGGCGCGGAACCGCGTCGCGGCCCTGGAGCGTGAAAACGCGGACTTGCGCGCCCAGTTGGCGTCCAAGCCGCCGGCGGTCGAGTTGCCAGATGACTGGAAGCGATCCGGTCCGTATGCCTGGACCGAGTTGAGCACGGATTTCCTGTTCGATTCGGGCAAGGCGACGTTGCGGTCGGCCGCGCGGGCGAAGCTGCAGCAGGTCGTGAACGACATCAATGCGCGGTTCCCGAACGATGCCATCTGGGTGCTTGGTCACACGGACACCGACCCGATCAAACAGACCAAGAATCTCTGGACGGACAACCTGGATCTGAGCTGCAACCGCGGCATGACGGTTTATCGCGAGCTGATGAACCTGGGTATCAGCCCCAGCCGCATGATGGCCGGTGGCCAGGGTGAGTACTTCCCGATTGCCACGAACTCGACGCGGGCCGGCAAGCAGCAGAATCGCCGCGTCGAAATCATCGCGGTCCCGCCGCGTGGCGCGCCTGAGACGGGCGGCACGGTGACCCCGTTCGACAGCACGACTCCATAG
- the hisA gene encoding 1-(5-phosphoribosyl)-5-[(5-phosphoribosylamino)methylideneamino]imidazole-4-carboxamide isomerase — MDVLPAIDLLGGKCVRLVQGRYDRVIDYESDPLEVARQFRSAGAQWLHVVDLDGARNGRIENLAILEQIVKETGAHVQFGGGVRDEFAINAALRAGAQRVIVGTRALEDWNWFEAVVHHPEYARRIALGLDARLGKLAVHAWTHETEQTAVDVARATAGWPLAALVYTDIAYDGLLLGPNLQAIEKLAAASPSVVIASGGVSDLEDVRRLAQMKLAGIVIGRAIYEHAIDLKEAFAAAG; from the coding sequence ATGGACGTTCTGCCCGCCATCGATCTGTTGGGTGGCAAGTGTGTGCGCCTGGTGCAGGGGCGCTATGACCGCGTGATCGACTACGAGAGCGATCCGCTGGAAGTGGCACGGCAGTTTCGCAGCGCGGGGGCGCAGTGGCTGCACGTGGTCGACCTGGACGGGGCGCGCAACGGGCGAATCGAAAACCTCGCCATTCTGGAGCAGATCGTCAAGGAGACCGGCGCCCACGTGCAGTTCGGCGGCGGGGTGCGCGACGAATTCGCGATCAACGCGGCGCTGCGCGCCGGAGCCCAGCGCGTCATCGTTGGCACCCGGGCGCTGGAGGACTGGAACTGGTTCGAAGCGGTCGTGCACCATCCAGAGTACGCGCGGCGGATCGCGCTGGGGCTGGACGCCCGCTTGGGCAAGCTGGCCGTGCATGCGTGGACCCACGAAACGGAGCAAACGGCGGTCGATGTGGCCCGGGCGACGGCGGGCTGGCCGCTGGCCGCGCTCGTCTACACGGACATCGCGTATGACGGGCTGCTGCTGGGGCCGAACCTGCAGGCGATCGAGAAACTGGCGGCGGCGTCGCCGTCGGTGGTGATCGCGTCGGGCGGCGTATCCGACCTGGAGGACGTCCGGCGGCTGGCACAGATGAAGCTCGCCGGCATCGTCATCGGGCGGGCGATTTACGAGCACGCGATCGACCTGAAGGAAGCCTTCGCGGCGGCGGGGTAG
- a CDS encoding NADH-quinone oxidoreductase subunit A yields the protein MLAQSDFTTVGWLLIVATGIALAILVLTHLIGPKRRGPVKDATYESGMEPIGDTRRRFNVRFYLIAVLFLIFDVEIVFLYPWAILFPRLRGPEHQEWAQPLLDAGYTPAYLLGAIGVFFALLLVGFIYEWRRGVFRWN from the coding sequence ATGCTGGCCCAGAGCGACTTCACCACGGTCGGGTGGCTGCTGATCGTGGCGACGGGGATCGCACTCGCGATCCTCGTGCTCACACACCTGATCGGGCCCAAGCGGCGCGGCCCCGTCAAAGACGCCACGTATGAATCGGGCATGGAACCGATCGGCGACACACGCCGGCGGTTCAACGTGCGGTTCTACCTCATTGCCGTTCTGTTCCTCATCTTCGACGTCGAAATCGTGTTCCTGTATCCGTGGGCGATCCTCTTTCCGCGGCTGCGCGGCCCGGAACACCAGGAATGGGCCCAGCCGCTGCTGGACGCCGGTTACACGCCGGCGTACCTGCTCGGCGCGATCGGCGTCTTCTTCGCCCTCCTGCTCGTCGGCTTCATCTACGAATGGCGAAGGGGGGTGTTCAGGTGGAATTGA
- the nuoB gene encoding NADH-quinone oxidoreductase subunit NuoB: protein MAKGGVQVELKRTAEVTSVATGGPDFAVTRLDYLVDGIKRYGLNWVRRNSLWPMPFATACCGIELMATGASRYDVARFGSEAMRFTPRQCDLLICAGRVVMKMMPVLQKIYVQMTEPKWVISMGACASTGGVFDTYAVVQGIDQFLPVDVYVPGCPPRPETLLEGIMLIQQIVTEDGVKTSRERGRGLGLTVQPPRQRVELGAGFGGGS, encoded by the coding sequence ATGGCGAAGGGGGGTGTTCAGGTGGAATTGAAACGGACCGCCGAGGTGACCAGCGTGGCGACCGGCGGGCCTGATTTCGCCGTGACGCGTCTGGATTACCTCGTGGACGGCATCAAGCGCTACGGCCTGAACTGGGTCCGGCGGAACAGCCTGTGGCCCATGCCGTTCGCGACCGCATGCTGCGGGATCGAACTGATGGCAACCGGGGCCAGTCGGTATGACGTGGCGCGCTTCGGCTCCGAGGCCATGCGGTTTACGCCGCGGCAGTGCGATTTACTGATTTGTGCCGGGCGGGTCGTGATGAAGATGATGCCGGTACTGCAGAAGATCTACGTGCAGATGACCGAGCCGAAGTGGGTGATCTCGATGGGGGCGTGTGCCTCGACCGGCGGCGTGTTCGACACGTACGCGGTGGTGCAGGGCATTGACCAATTCCTGCCGGTGGATGTGTACGTGCCCGGTTGTCCGCCGCGGCCGGAGACGCTGCTGGAGGGTATCATGCTCATCCAGCAGATCGTGACGGAGGACGGCGTGAAGACGAGTCGGGAGCGCGGGCGGGGGTTGGGGCTGACGGTGCAGCCGCCGCGGCAACGAGTCGAGCTGGGGGCGGGCTTTGGAGGGGGGAGCTAA
- a CDS encoding NADH-quinone oxidoreductase subunit C → MATAEAVQALQASFPELNLVARPLVTYRDGRESDQLCVRVPAERMLDVLRFLYRDSRTKFEQLCDLTCVDYLNYPGAEDRFGVVYALLSLTHNHRLWVKVFVNDPHPELPSVTSIWRGAEWPEREVYDMFGIRFSGHPDLRRILMPQNFEDFPLRKDYPLTGKGEREDFEVVRRDTA, encoded by the coding sequence ATGGCGACCGCGGAGGCTGTGCAGGCGCTGCAGGCGAGTTTCCCCGAGTTGAATCTGGTGGCCCGGCCGCTCGTGACATATCGCGACGGACGGGAATCGGACCAGCTCTGCGTGCGCGTACCGGCGGAGCGGATGCTCGATGTGCTGCGGTTCCTGTATCGAGATTCGCGGACGAAGTTCGAGCAGCTCTGCGATCTGACGTGCGTGGATTACTTGAACTACCCGGGCGCCGAGGACCGGTTCGGCGTCGTGTATGCGCTGCTGAGCCTGACGCACAATCACCGGCTGTGGGTGAAGGTGTTTGTGAACGACCCGCACCCGGAGCTGCCGTCGGTGACGTCGATCTGGCGCGGGGCGGAGTGGCCGGAGCGCGAAGTGTACGACATGTTCGGCATCCGCTTCAGCGGTCATCCGGACCTGCGGAGAATCCTGATGCCGCAGAACTTTGAGGACTTTCCGCTGCGGAAGGACTATCCGTTGACGGGGAAAGGCGAACGCGAGGATTTCGAGGTTGTGCGACGGGATACGGCTTGA
- a CDS encoding NADH-quinone oxidoreductase subunit D: MAVSYDLARPTSLEREEGAEDRWTLNFGPQHPCTHTTLRLVLELDGERIVNCIPDIGFLHSGFEKLGEHHDYNQYVTVVERMNYVCPVSNDIVWHMAAEKLMGIELTPRCKAIRTILAELGRLQDHLLNVGVSGLDLGGFTAFLYGFNEREIIYDLVEAISGSRFHPSYTRVGGLAQDAPPGWTDKVLAFVRNTVPPAIRDVETLLLRNRIFIERTKGIGVISHDDAINWSLTGPVARASGVQRDLRKDEPYLCYADNWDGQGAPAVDFKVPIAYGGDVYARFLVRLEEIRQACRIIEQLAERLPQGPINVVPDERVVLPDKREVYFSIEGLIHHFEKVMTNRGLTPPVGEAYAANETSNGELGYYIVSDGGRSPWRARTRPPSFINYQVFPKLLIGHQISDVPAVLNSLNVIAAELDR; this comes from the coding sequence ATGGCGGTGAGTTACGACTTAGCGCGGCCCACTTCGCTGGAGCGTGAGGAGGGCGCTGAGGACCGTTGGACGCTGAACTTCGGTCCGCAGCACCCGTGCACGCACACGACCCTGCGGCTTGTGCTCGAGTTGGACGGTGAGCGCATCGTCAACTGCATTCCCGATATCGGGTTCCTGCATAGCGGTTTCGAGAAACTGGGCGAGCACCACGACTACAACCAGTACGTCACCGTCGTCGAGCGGATGAACTACGTCTGCCCGGTCTCGAACGACATCGTCTGGCACATGGCGGCGGAGAAGCTGATGGGCATCGAGCTCACGCCGCGCTGCAAGGCGATTCGCACGATCCTGGCGGAACTGGGGCGGCTGCAGGATCACTTGCTGAACGTCGGCGTGAGCGGGCTGGACTTGGGCGGCTTCACCGCGTTTCTGTACGGGTTCAACGAGCGCGAGATCATCTACGACCTGGTCGAGGCGATCAGCGGCTCGCGGTTCCACCCGAGCTATACGCGCGTTGGCGGGTTGGCGCAGGACGCGCCGCCGGGGTGGACGGACAAGGTGCTCGCGTTCGTGCGGAACACCGTGCCGCCAGCGATTCGCGACGTCGAGACGCTGCTCCTGCGCAACCGCATCTTCATCGAGCGCACGAAGGGCATCGGTGTCATCAGTCACGACGATGCGATCAACTGGTCACTGACCGGGCCGGTGGCGCGGGCGAGCGGCGTGCAGCGCGATTTGCGTAAGGACGAGCCGTACCTGTGTTACGCCGACAACTGGGATGGGCAGGGCGCGCCGGCGGTGGATTTCAAGGTGCCGATTGCGTATGGCGGGGACGTGTACGCGCGGTTTCTCGTGCGGCTGGAAGAGATTCGCCAGGCGTGCCGGATCATCGAGCAGTTGGCGGAGCGGCTGCCGCAAGGACCGATCAATGTCGTCCCGGACGAGCGCGTTGTCCTGCCAGACAAGCGCGAGGTGTATTTCTCGATCGAGGGGCTGATTCATCACTTTGAGAAAGTGATGACGAATCGTGGGCTGACGCCGCCGGTGGGCGAGGCGTATGCGGCGAACGAAACGTCGAACGGCGAGCTGGGTTACTACATCGTGAGCGATGGCGGCCGCTCGCCGTGGCGGGCGCGGACACGACCACCCAGCTTCATCAATTACCAGGTGTTCCCGAAGCTGCTGATCGGGCACCAGATCAGCGATGTGCCGGCGGTGCTGAACAGTCTGAACGTCATCGCGGCGGAATTGGATCGGTGA